In 'Nostoc azollae' 0708, the following are encoded in one genomic region:
- a CDS encoding RecQ family zinc-binding domain-containing protein, whose protein sequence is MSAKSGDLPQMQLQAAKQMSEYLNTKKCHRQFFLNIFGFGKEVGNWRCGHCDNCRRY, encoded by the coding sequence ATGTCTGCAAAGTCGGGAGATTTGCCACAAATGCAGTTACAAGCTGCTAAACAAATGAGTGAATATCTGAATACTAAAAAGTGTCATCGGCAGTTTTTTTTAAATATTTTTGGTTTTGGTAAAGAAGTTGGAAATTGGCGTTGTGGACATTGTGATAATTGTAGAAGATACTAA
- a CDS encoding transposase family protein, which produces MPTFEVLGLHFGIWKTEAKDTFYYWLEILRDVFPPSVLEQVEKDYSDYAMVTQNKRQETKSFPPRVFLLNRSLDL; this is translated from the coding sequence ATGCCAACATTTGAGGTTTTAGGTTTGCATTTCGGTATATGGAAAACGGAAGCAAAGGACACATTTTATTACTGGCTAGAGATATTAAGAGATGTTTTCCCTCCTAGTGTCCTTGAACAGGTAGAAAAAGATTATAGCGATTATGCCATGGTGACTCAGAACAAAAGGCAGGAAACAAAGAGTTTCCCACCAAGGGTATTTTTGTTGAACAGGTCATTAGACTTGTAA
- a CDS encoding rhomboid family intramembrane serine protease, producing the protein MVPLKDNNPTEITPYVTYGLMITNILAFLYEASLPPQALNGFLHLAAVVPRELSLSFAGIPINQPIPEWATLITAQFLHAGFLHLAGNMLFLWVFGNNIEDKLGHFKYLVFYLSCGILASLTQWYFAQYSNLPSLGASGAIAGVMGAYILRFPEAEILTVLPLGILFPTFRVPAYFFLGFWFLQQAFYGVASLEAPINIGMEGGGIAYWAHAGGFIFGAILGPLLGLFNDKS; encoded by the coding sequence GTGGTTCCCCTGAAAGACAACAATCCTACAGAAATTACGCCTTATGTAACTTATGGGCTAATGATTACCAATATCCTCGCTTTTCTCTATGAAGCAAGTCTTCCTCCTCAAGCATTAAATGGGTTTTTACATCTAGCTGCTGTAGTCCCCAGAGAACTTTCTTTAAGCTTTGCAGGTATTCCTATAAATCAGCCCATTCCAGAATGGGCAACTTTAATTACAGCCCAATTTCTTCACGCTGGTTTTCTACACTTAGCTGGTAATATGTTGTTTCTCTGGGTTTTTGGTAATAATATAGAAGATAAGTTAGGTCATTTTAAATATCTAGTTTTCTATTTATCTTGCGGTATTTTAGCATCATTAACCCAATGGTATTTTGCTCAATATTCCAATCTTCCTTCTTTAGGTGCAAGCGGGGCAATAGCCGGTGTGATGGGCGCATACATTCTCCGGTTTCCCGAAGCTGAAATTCTCACTGTACTTCCTTTGGGGATTTTATTTCCTACTTTCCGGGTACCCGCATATTTCTTTTTAGGATTTTGGTTTCTCCAACAAGCTTTTTACGGAGTTGCTAGTTTAGAAGCACCTATTAATATCGGTATGGAAGGTGGTGGTATTGCTTACTGGGCTCATGCAGGTGGTTTTATTTTTGGGGCAATTCTTGG